GATTCTGGATCGACACCGGCTCGACCGTCATGCAGTTCGAGCACGGCCAGGTCGACGAATCCGGATCGGTTTGGACCTTGACCGGAGAGATGACCGATCCGATCACCGGACAATCCATGGTCAAGAGTTCCGTCATCACCCTGATCGACCCGGATCACCATTCGATCGAAATGTATTACGAGACCCCGGAGGCAAAAACCAAGGGGCTGGAGATCCATTACAGGCGATTGCGTTGAAACCCCATTCTGGATTGAGCTAGCCCCAGCTTCTCATCACCGGGACGGCAGTCGGGAATTTTACAGCACTTCAAGAAGATGCTACCGCTACTGTGCTAACCTCGGAGGATGATGCCTCGTAGAGGATCCACGCACACCGGGCCCGCACGACGTGGCTCCGTCTGGCGCGCCTGGATCGTCATCCTGACACTGGCAGTCGCCGGTGCCGCATTCGCTGGGGCCATCTGCCACGACGAGCACGCAGCCGGCCACGACTGCGTGGCCTGCCAGCTCCGGCACCAGCCCGCCGCCGAACTTTCCGGATCCTTGCAGATCGGTTTCTCGGACGTTTCGGCGCCGCTGGAGCAGACTGGCGACGGCGGATGGATCTCATCCGGTCATTTCCGCAGCCTCTCCGCCCGCGCACCCCCCGCCTAGTTCCCATTACACGTTTAGTTCGCCTTTAGTACCGCCATCGCCGGCGACACCGCCCGTATCGGTGGAGCATGCAAATGCGCCCCGTGCGACCGATGTCTTTCCCGGTGCCGCGCGGGCCCGCGACTTCCGGTGTCCCCTGGAGGAATTCTCCCCGGGGTCCGGCGGTATGGCAGGTCCCACGCGGTTTCCATTCACGACGGTGGCGGATCAGTGAACCGTAAAAACTCAGGAAGGGAACAGGAAAGATGTACCGAAAGGGAATGGGAAAGATATTCCGAGCAATTTTGACATGTCTTGTGGCGGCCGTGGTGGCCGCCGGCGGCAGAACGCCGCTGCTGGCCAACGAAACCGGCACCGTGCGCGGAACGGTGACGCTGGAGGAGAACGGGGACTTCATCCGCGGCGCGGTGATCGTCGTCGTCGGCTCCGGCGCCTCCGCACTGACCGACAAACGGGGAAGGTTCAAGGTCGACGACGTGCCCGCCGGCGAGTACGAGGTCCTCGCGCAGCGGGAGCATCTGACCGCGGGCCGGCAGACAGTGATCGTCGAACCCGGCCGGACGGCGACGGCGAACTTCGTGCTGAGCCTCTCGCCCTTGCAGGAAGAGGTGACCGTGACGGCCTCGCCGGGCGGAACCGAGACGGCGCTGGAGGCGTTCAACGCAGTGTCGACGGCCCATGCGTTCGATGTCATCCGGGAGTCGGCCGGCGATCTTGCCGTTGCGCTCGAGCGCGAACCCGGCATCGCGGTCCGCAGCTTCGGACCTGGAGCGAACAGGCCGATCATCCGCGGGTTCGATGGTGACCGGGTGCTGATCCTGAAGGACGGGATTCGTACCGGCGACCTGTCGGGCGAGTCGGCTGACCATGGCGTCGCGGTCGATCCCTACGGCGCAGAGCGAATCGAAATCGTGCGCGGGCCGGCGACATTGTTGTACGGCTCGAACGCGGTCGGAGGGCTCGTCAACGTGATCTCGCCGCACGCAAGCTATCGCGAGTCGCTCTTCGATGGCACGCGGTCGCAGTTTGGCGCCGATCTGGGAAGTGCAAACGGGCAGGCAGGCGCCAACTTCGGACTGCAGCACGCGCGGAACGGCGTCCATTTCTGGGCCGGCGGCAGCCAGCGGCGCACCGGCGATTACGGAAGCCCCGCGGGGACCGTCGAGAACTCCGCAACCGAGTCAAGAAACGCGCGGGCCGGTGTCGGCTGGTCGGGCGACCGGCTCTTCGCCAGCGCCGGCGTGACGCTGAACGACGGCCGCTATGGAGTGCCTGTCGCCGGCGAACTCCACTCTCACCACGGCCACGGAGAGGAGCACGGCGGGCACGAGGACGACCACCACGAGGAGGAGTCCGGCGGACACGAGGACAACGAACACGGGGAGACCGATATCGCGCTCGACTGGCAGCGTCGCGGGCTGCACGTCGACTTCGGTTTCCAGAATCTCGCCAACCCCGTCGTCGAGGGGGTGCAACTCAGCCTGAACCTCATCGACTGGAACCACAACGAACTGGAGATCGAGGGCGGCAGCGAACGCGTCGGCACCGTTTACGAAAACCGCACGTTTATCGCCCGCGCCGACGTTTTCCAGCGGCAGACAGGCCGTCTGTCGGGGAGGTTCGGCGCTTGGGCCCGGGTACGTGACTTTGAGGCCGCAGGCTTCGAGGCGCTGGCGCCGCGGACCGATCTGGGGTCGTTCGCGGCCTTCGCCTACCAAGAGCTGAGCCTGGGGCGATTTCGCCTGCAGTTCGGCGGTCGGATCGATCGGGACAGCTACCAGGTGGCGGAGCGAACCGGCGGCCATGCGCATGACGACGAGCATGGCGAAGAGCACGACGACGAGCACGGTGACGAGCACGACGACGAGCATGGCGAAGAGCACGACGACGAGCACGGCGACGAGGACCACGACGACCACGGTGACGAGCACGACGACGAGCACCCTCCGGTCGTGGCGCCCGACCCGCGTGACCGCGATTTCGTGGGGGCGTCGGCGTCGGTCGGACTTCATACGCGACTCGGCGGCGGCAACACCCTGGTCGCCAACCTGACCCGTTCACACCGCGCTCCGGCCATCGAGGAGATGTACAACTTCGGCCCCCACGTCGGCACCCTCTCCTTCGACATCGGCAACCCGGATCTCGACCCCGAGTCCACCCTCGGCCTCGACGTGAGCCTGAGGCACCGGAGAGATCGCGTCCGTGGCGAACTGAACTTCTTCGTGTACGACATCGGAAACTTCATCTTCGGAAACCGTAGCGGCGAAGTGATCGACAACCTGCCGGTGTTCGACGTCCTGCAGGGCGACAGCCGCTTCGTCGGATTCGACGCGAAGGGCAGCATCCGGTTCGCCGGAAGGGCCTGGGCCACGCTTGGCCTCGGGCGCGTCGACGCGAATCTGACGGGAACCGGCGAAGCGCTGCCGCGTATTCCGCCCTTTCGCGGCACGTTGAGCTTCGACTTGCCGTATCGCGGATTCACCCTGAATCCGCGGTTTGTGTTCACGGCCAGGCAGGGCGATGTCTACCGCGGGGAGACCCCAACGGACGGCTACACCCTGGTCGATCTGCGGGGGTCATATATCTGGCCACGGGAGCGCACGGCTCACATCGTGTCGTTCACGGTCAGCAACGTGACCAACAAGCTGTATCGGAACCACACGTCGTTCATCAAGGATCGGATTACGGAGATGGGCCGCGGGGTCAGGGTGAGCTACGGGTTGCGATTCCACTAGCACTGGTCTCCCAATCCCGTTTCCTCACATCCGCCCATGGGAGTTCGGGAGGGGGGCGCCCCCCAACCGGCCCCGCCAGCAACTCCTGGCCACGAACCTCCGGCACCAGGGTCTCCACGCACTGAATCGCACCGCCCGAAGGGAGCGTCTGCACGATTCCGCTGGGCCAGGTGACGCGGACTTCCAGGATGGATGAATGTTCCGCCAACCCGAAGTGGCAGCGCACGTCGTTGGAGGAGAGGTAGCTGGAGACCCGGGAGACACGGGCGAACTGACGCTCTCCCGAGTCCAGCGTGATCCGGATCTCTGCGCCGATCCCTTCGGAGTTCGAGCGGCGGCCCTTCAAGCGGAAGCTGATCCAATTGGCGCCAGTGGTTTCGTTGCGGAGTATCTGCACCCGCCGGTCCATGTTGACAACCACCAGGTCCAGGTCGCCGTCGTTGTCCAGGTCTCCGAAGGCGGCTCCCCGGCCGGCATGGGGGTCTCCAAAGGGACGGCCGCTTCCGGGCGAAAAGTCAATGAAGACATCGTCCGAGTTCCTGAGCAGCAGGGGCGGCTGGAGGTAGCTCAGTGTCGAATTGGTGGACTCGATGGTGTCCATGACGTGCCCCTGAGCGACGAAAATGTCCTTCCGGCCGTCGTTGTCGGCGTCGAAGAAGAAGGTTCCCCAGCCCGAGTAAGGCCGGGTGGCCACGGCCACGCCGGAGCGTTTCGAAACGTAGTCGAAGGCCTGTCCCGAGAGATTGCGAAACAGGGCGTAGGTCTCCAGCGAGAGGGTCGTGATCAGTACGTCTGGCCAGCCGTCCCGGTCGTAGTCCTGGAAGTCGATGCCCATCCCGGCGAAGGTGTTTCCGTCTTCGTCGAAAGCCAGTCCCTTGAGCAGCGCTTCCTCCCGAAAGGAGCTGTTCCCCTGATTCAGGAAGAGTGATTGCGGCACCCCGTCGTTGGCCACGACGATGTCCGGCCGGCCGTCGCGGTCGAAGTCGTTGAAGGCGGCGCCCAGACCCTTGCTCGGATGGTTTCCGATGCCGCTGCTCCGCGTCACGTCGGTAAAGGTCCCGTCGCCGTCGTTCCGATAGAGCAGGTTGGAAATGGCGGGAAAGCGCTGGGGGTCGCAGTACGCGCGCAGCTCGGAACGGCCGCAGAAGATGTCGTCGAAGTCCCACTGCACGTAGCGGCAGACGAACAGGTCCAGGTCGCCGTCGCCGTCGTAGTCGAAGAATCCGGCGCTGCTGGACCAGCCGCCGCCGCTGACGCCGGCGGTCCCGGTCACCTCGCGGAAGGTCCCGCCGCCCTGGTTGCGAAAGAGCTGGTTCGAGGGGTAGTTGGTGACGTAAAGATCGGGACGGCCATCGTTATCGTAGTCCCCCACCGCGACACCCATGGAATAGCCGCGTCCGCTGACTCCGGCCTCTTCAGTGGCATCGCTGAATCTCCCGCTTCCGTTGTTTCTGTAGAGCCGGTTCCAGTAGTCGGGCGTGGACTTTTCCGGAGTCGATCCCGGGACCATGCCGGCGGTCAGCCTGGCCCCGTTCAGCAGGTAGATGTCCAGGAGCCCGTCCCCATCGTAATCCAGCAGCGCGACTCCCGAACCCATGGTCTCCAACAGGAACTTTTTGGGAGTGCCGGATGCACGGTGAACAAACGGGACTCCGGCGCTCTCCGAAACGTCGACGAACATCGGCCAGCCGGGAGAAGAGCCCTCTCCGGCGAGGAGGGGATTTCCTGCGCTGGTGAACAGGATCAGGATCGCGAGTGTCCAGGTGCGGACCAGTAACATGGGAAGCTCGCTTTCGCCGGTCCCCCGGCGGACCCGGCCGTCGCCATGATAACCGGACCCGGATTTCCCGGCGTCCGGTGGGATGGACCGCGCCCCCGTAGTAGACTGGCCCGGACCGCCACGTTAAAGGATGCCAGACCTTTCGGTTCGTCAAGTCTCTTCCTTTTTGATTCTGGCCGGACTCCTGCTCTGGCCGGGGCAGCGCGCCCTCCCTTCCCCGCCGCCCCCGAGTGACCGCTTGGACGAGGCCCGCACGGCGCTGGCACGGGGAGACTTTTCCCAGGCTCGATCGGTTCTCGAACACCTGCTGACACAGGAGCCGGAGAACGCCGGCGCGCTCATTCTGCTGGGGAAGACCCTGGTCGAGTCCGGTCGGCACGGCGAAGCAGCCGGTCCCTTGGAGAACGCTCTGAAACGGGTCCCCGACTCTGGTGAGGCTCTTTTCTGGATCTGGCGGGCCAAGCAGAAGACCGGCCCTCCCGAGGAGTCGGACCCCTATTTCTTCAGGGCCCTGAAAGGGGCGGCCACGGACCCCGTCCTGTATGAACTGGCGGAGGAGGCGTACGGGAGAGGCCTCTACCAGGAAGCGATCCAGGCTCTCCGCCGGATTCAGGACCCGGACCGACTGGACCAGCCGCACGCCCCCCTGCTGGCAGCTTGTCTCCACGCGAGAGGCGACGTCAAGGGCGCCTTGGACGTTCTGGAGCAAGCCGTGGCGAGAGACTCCAGCGGTCAGACCCACTTCTCTCTCGGGTACTACTTGTTCCAGGCGGGACGGATCGAGGAGGCCGCGAAGCATCTTCGACGAAGCCTCGACCTGGTTCCCACTTCAGCCAACTCCAGGTTCTACCTGGCCAAGATCCGCGAGAGCGAAGGAGATTTGGGGAAGGCGGAAGAGATTTATCGCGAGATCGTGGACCTGCGCCCAAATCATTCCCATGCTCATGCAGCCCTGGGCCGCCTGGCTCTGAAGGACGGCAGGTTCCAGGAAGCGGAAGAACTGTTGCAGCACAGCATTCGTCTTGACCCGGATTACCGCCAGGCCCACTACACCCTGGGCCTCTTGTACAACCGGACAGGAGAGACTGAGAAGGCACGAGTGGAACTTCAAAAATCGGAGGAACTGCGGCAGGCCGAGGCGAGACCCGCGGACAGCCTGCTGATTCGAGATACCGGCTCCGACGAGATGCGGCGCCTGGACTCGGACAATCCCGTCTTCCAGACGTTTCGTCGAGGGGTCGAATCCCACAAACGGGGGGACCACGCCGAAGCGGAAGCGGCTTACCTCGAGGTCGTCCGGGTAGCGCCCGGTTTCGCGGAAGCACAGATGAATCTGGGACTGCTTCTGCATGATGGGAATCGATTGGAGGCAGCGATCGCACGGCTTCGGACCGCCATCCGCCTGGACCCCAGACTGCCGACGGCCCACTTTTTCCTGGGCATGGACCTCTATCTCACGTCTCAATTCGAAGGCGCGCTGTCCTCGCTGCAAAAGGCAAGGGAGCTGGCCCCCGGCACGCCTCAGTTGAACTACTGGCTGGGACTCACTCTGCTGGCGTTGGGCCGGTACCAGGAGGCTGCCAAGGAGCTGGAGAGCCATCTCCGCCAGGCTCCGAAAGACACTCCGGACGCGAACCGGGCTCTTCTTCTCGCGTACGCCCAACTCCCCGATCCGGACGCGCTCTGGCGGCGGGCACAGCTCCTGGCCGGAATGAGAGGAGGGAAATCGCGGGCGCACCAGATTGCCGCGCGAGCCTATTTGGACGCGGGCCGCCGGAAGGATGCCGTGATCCACCTGAAAGAGGTGGTGCGGCTGGAGCGATCCTCGGCGACGGCGATGCAGGCCCTCGCCGTCCTGGTGGACGCGTACCGTCAACTGGGCATGTCTCCGGAGGCCGAAGCCGCTCGGGAGGCCCTGGCCGCAATGAAAAAACGAAGCGGCAAGTAAGGACACTTCATGCTATTCGCATTAGGAACTCCCCATTCTCCGGGGTCTCCCGGCCGGTCCCTTGTCCGGAGGCTTCCGGTCCGCTGGTGGATCGTGGGGATGCTGTTCATGGGCGGCATCGTCAACTACCTGGACCGCATCACCCTGTCCATCGTGGCTCCCCTGGTCCGGGATGAATTCGGCTTGAGCGCCAGCGACTACGCGCTGGTGGTGAACGTCTTCCTGGTCGCGTACACCTTTTCCTACGGCTTCGGCGGCAAGCTGGCCGACTTCCTGGGAACGCGGGTCAGCTACTACCTGACCGTCACCTGGTGGTCCATCGCCGCCTGCCTCCACAGCCTGACCCAGGGTCTCTACTCCCTCTGCGCCTACCGTTTTCTGTTGGGCCTGGGTGAAGCCGGGTTCTTCCCCACCGGCGTCAAGGCCATTTCGGAGTGGTTCCACCCCCGCGACCGGGGCAAGCCCGTGAGCATCATGCTGTTGGGTCTGGGCATCGGTGCGCTACTGGGTCCGCCGGTGATCAGTTGGCTCACCTTGAATGTCGGGTGGCGCGCCATGTTCCTGATCACCGGACTGCTGGGATTCCTGCTGCTGTTGCCGTGGACCTTCATCTACCGCAAACCGGAAGAACATCCACGGCTGACGGAAGAGGAGCAGGAATATCTCCGGGAATCGGCCAAGGCGGTCCAGGACGACACCGGTGAAAGGATGAGGGTCCGGGACTTCCTGCGCTATCGAGGGGTCTGGACGGTGCTGGGAGCGCG
The sequence above is a segment of the Acidobacteriota bacterium genome. Coding sequences within it:
- a CDS encoding CRTAC1 family protein; the protein is MLLVRTWTLAILILFTSAGNPLLAGEGSSPGWPMFVDVSESAGVPFVHRASGTPKKFLLETMGSGVALLDYDGDGLLDIYLLNGARLTAGMVPGSTPEKSTPDYWNRLYRNNGSGRFSDATEEAGVSGRGYSMGVAVGDYDNDGRPDLYVTNYPSNQLFRNQGGGTFREVTGTAGVSGGGWSSSAGFFDYDGDGDLDLFVCRYVQWDFDDIFCGRSELRAYCDPQRFPAISNLLYRNDGDGTFTDVTRSSGIGNHPSKGLGAAFNDFDRDGRPDIVVANDGVPQSLFLNQGNSSFREEALLKGLAFDEDGNTFAGMGIDFQDYDRDGWPDVLITTLSLETYALFRNLSGQAFDYVSKRSGVAVATRPYSGWGTFFFDADNDGRKDIFVAQGHVMDTIESTNSTLSYLQPPLLLRNSDDVFIDFSPGSGRPFGDPHAGRGAAFGDLDNDGDLDLVVVNMDRRVQILRNETTGANWISFRLKGRRSNSEGIGAEIRITLDSGERQFARVSRVSSYLSSNDVRCHFGLAEHSSILEVRVTWPSGIVQTLPSGGAIQCVETLVPEVRGQELLAGPVGGRPPPELPWADVRKRDWETSASGIATRSSP
- a CDS encoding TonB-dependent receptor, which encodes MAAVVAAGGRTPLLANETGTVRGTVTLEENGDFIRGAVIVVVGSGASALTDKRGRFKVDDVPAGEYEVLAQREHLTAGRQTVIVEPGRTATANFVLSLSPLQEEVTVTASPGGTETALEAFNAVSTAHAFDVIRESAGDLAVALEREPGIAVRSFGPGANRPIIRGFDGDRVLILKDGIRTGDLSGESADHGVAVDPYGAERIEIVRGPATLLYGSNAVGGLVNVISPHASYRESLFDGTRSQFGADLGSANGQAGANFGLQHARNGVHFWAGGSQRRTGDYGSPAGTVENSATESRNARAGVGWSGDRLFASAGVTLNDGRYGVPVAGELHSHHGHGEEHGGHEDDHHEEESGGHEDNEHGETDIALDWQRRGLHVDFGFQNLANPVVEGVQLSLNLIDWNHNELEIEGGSERVGTVYENRTFIARADVFQRQTGRLSGRFGAWARVRDFEAAGFEALAPRTDLGSFAAFAYQELSLGRFRLQFGGRIDRDSYQVAERTGGHAHDDEHGEEHDDEHGDEHDDEHGEEHDDEHGDEDHDDHGDEHDDEHPPVVAPDPRDRDFVGASASVGLHTRLGGGNTLVANLTRSHRAPAIEEMYNFGPHVGTLSFDIGNPDLDPESTLGLDVSLRHRRDRVRGELNFFVYDIGNFIFGNRSGEVIDNLPVFDVLQGDSRFVGFDAKGSIRFAGRAWATLGLGRVDANLTGTGEALPRIPPFRGTLSFDLPYRGFTLNPRFVFTARQGDVYRGETPTDGYTLVDLRGSYIWPRERTAHIVSFTVSNVTNKLYRNHTSFIKDRITEMGRGVRVSYGLRFH
- a CDS encoding tetratricopeptide repeat protein, which produces MPDLSVRQVSSFLILAGLLLWPGQRALPSPPPPSDRLDEARTALARGDFSQARSVLEHLLTQEPENAGALILLGKTLVESGRHGEAAGPLENALKRVPDSGEALFWIWRAKQKTGPPEESDPYFFRALKGAATDPVLYELAEEAYGRGLYQEAIQALRRIQDPDRLDQPHAPLLAACLHARGDVKGALDVLEQAVARDSSGQTHFSLGYYLFQAGRIEEAAKHLRRSLDLVPTSANSRFYLAKIRESEGDLGKAEEIYREIVDLRPNHSHAHAALGRLALKDGRFQEAEELLQHSIRLDPDYRQAHYTLGLLYNRTGETEKARVELQKSEELRQAEARPADSLLIRDTGSDEMRRLDSDNPVFQTFRRGVESHKRGDHAEAEAAYLEVVRVAPGFAEAQMNLGLLLHDGNRLEAAIARLRTAIRLDPRLPTAHFFLGMDLYLTSQFEGALSSLQKARELAPGTPQLNYWLGLTLLALGRYQEAAKELESHLRQAPKDTPDANRALLLAYAQLPDPDALWRRAQLLAGMRGGKSRAHQIAARAYLDAGRRKDAVIHLKEVVRLERSSATAMQALAVLVDAYRQLGMSPEAEAAREALAAMKKRSGK
- a CDS encoding MFS transporter encodes the protein MLFALGTPHSPGSPGRSLVRRLPVRWWIVGMLFMGGIVNYLDRITLSIVAPLVRDEFGLSASDYALVVNVFLVAYTFSYGFGGKLADFLGTRVSYYLTVTWWSIAACLHSLTQGLYSLCAYRFLLGLGEAGFFPTGVKAISEWFHPRDRGKPVSIMLLGLGIGALLGPPVISWLTLNVGWRAMFLITGLLGFLLLLPWTFIYRKPEEHPRLTEEEQEYLRESAKAVQDDTGERMRVRDFLRYRGVWTVLGARSLADGTWYFYLFWMPEYLMRERGFSMEMIGGLLWIPFLANDLGLLLGGWISTSLIRRGLGIPKTRKVCMLGGTLLVPLGILVNTVTNPYLIILLMCVVFMAFAIWSVNVQTVATDLTEAHSVGTLFGMAGCAGTIGAVVVQSLIGRFIDMELYSLVFWLIGTLPLAAALLMLTVPIRKLKHPGGSVSGNAGSVYPRETNDIE